The following coding sequences lie in one Myxococcus xanthus genomic window:
- a CDS encoding MBL fold metallo-hydrolase encodes MELGFETIGNATLICHDHGPVLVTDPWTDGSAYFGSWTLSHEIPAAQREAIQACPYVWLSHGHPDHLSMESLGALRSRTLLVPNHFGNRMRDDLREQGFKVHVLADRVWTQLSPRIRVMCLPDVNQDAVLLVDLGGRLLVNLNDAGDRGAGHFVRKVVSGYQESYLLALSGYGDADMINFFTEDGQRIEPYAAAKTPVGRSIARQAEFYGVRYFVPFSSMHKYQRADSIWASEYTTRLEDYGRGFESRTCSLLPAFIRHDFIRGQTERIQPRERVLRPVDPKAFGDDWSDSLDTDEVTALTTYFLGVEHLGRTLDFLRFRVGGREHVIEFQKRRFRRGITFEVPRGSLMSAVRYQVFDDLLIGNFMKTTLHGDFGAGRLYPDFSPYVAKYADNGQARTRNELRTYFADYRKRDPLGFLRAKVETHCVRPLQTQSAELLRMLLPQDSRGYRAAKETFWRVRRALL; translated from the coding sequence ATGGAACTGGGCTTCGAGACGATTGGAAACGCCACGCTCATCTGCCACGACCACGGTCCGGTGCTGGTGACAGACCCGTGGACGGACGGCAGCGCGTACTTCGGGAGCTGGACGCTGTCGCATGAGATTCCGGCGGCGCAGCGCGAGGCCATCCAGGCCTGTCCCTACGTGTGGCTGTCCCATGGCCACCCGGACCACCTGAGCATGGAATCGCTGGGCGCGCTGCGCTCGCGCACGCTGCTGGTGCCCAACCATTTCGGCAACCGGATGCGCGATGACTTGCGCGAGCAGGGCTTCAAGGTGCACGTGCTGGCGGACCGGGTGTGGACGCAGTTGTCACCGCGCATCCGCGTCATGTGTCTGCCGGACGTGAACCAGGACGCGGTCCTGCTGGTGGACCTGGGCGGGCGGCTGCTGGTCAACCTCAACGACGCGGGGGACCGCGGTGCCGGCCACTTCGTGCGCAAGGTGGTCAGCGGGTATCAGGAGTCGTATCTCCTGGCCCTGTCCGGGTATGGCGACGCGGACATGATCAACTTCTTCACCGAGGACGGGCAGCGCATCGAGCCCTATGCCGCGGCGAAGACGCCCGTGGGGCGGAGCATTGCCCGGCAGGCGGAGTTCTACGGGGTGCGCTACTTCGTCCCCTTCAGCTCCATGCACAAGTACCAGCGGGCCGACAGCATCTGGGCCTCCGAGTACACCACCCGGCTGGAGGACTACGGCCGGGGCTTCGAGTCGCGCACCTGCTCGCTGCTGCCCGCGTTCATCCGCCACGACTTCATCCGCGGTCAGACGGAGCGCATCCAGCCCCGGGAGCGCGTCCTGCGCCCGGTGGACCCCAAGGCCTTCGGCGACGACTGGAGCGATTCACTGGACACGGACGAGGTGACGGCGCTCACCACCTACTTCCTCGGCGTGGAGCACCTGGGGCGCACGCTCGACTTCCTGCGCTTCCGCGTGGGAGGCCGGGAGCACGTCATCGAATTCCAGAAGCGTCGCTTCCGCCGGGGCATCACCTTCGAGGTGCCACGCGGCTCGCTGATGTCGGCCGTGCGCTACCAGGTCTTCGACGACCTGCTCATCGGCAACTTCATGAAGACGACGCTGCACGGCGACTTCGGCGCGGGGCGGCTCTATCCGGACTTCAGCCCCTACGTGGCCAAGTACGCGGACAACGGGCAGGCTCGCACGCGCAACGAGCTGCGGACCTATTTCGCGGACTACCGCAAGCGCGACCCGCTGGGCTTCCTGCGCGCCAAAGTGGAGACGCATTGCGTGCGGCCCCTGCAGACGCAGTCCGCGGAGCTGCTGCGCATGCTGCTGCCCCAGGACTCGCGGGGCTACCGTGCCGCCAAGGAGACCTTCTGGCGGGTCCGCCGCGCCCTGCTCTAG
- the treZ gene encoding malto-oligosyltrehalose trehalohydrolase has translation MGPADESRAARSKAPLLGAWVEADGRVRWRVWAPGHQRVEVVLHDAQGNPGRVLPMAQEPGDCFGAVLEGQGAGLRYKLRVDGEGPFPDPWSRSQPQGVHGPSEVVVPDFAWTDAGWKGVAPQALVIYEVHVGTATPEGTFESLIPRLAGLKELGVTALELMPVASFPGRRNWGYDGVSLFAPLWAYGGPEGLRRLVDAAHAHGLAVLMDAVYNHFGPDGNYLRVYSPHYFTGRHHTPWGDAVNYDGEGSAHARTQVLANVEMWIADYHLDGLRLDAAHAIIDDGTPHLLTEIAERARACAPGRQVHVIAEDERNERRLMRPAAEGGLGLDGVWADDFHHQMRRAFAGDSEGYYQDYTGNTEDLARTLNQGWFYEGQVSKNLGHARGTKADGLEPWRFVHCIQNHDQVGNRAFGERLGHDVSPAAFRAMSGLLLLSPYTPMLFMGQEWNASTPFLYFTEHNAELGKLVTEGRRKEFAGFARFAGAEVPDPQAEDTFTRSRLDWAEAEKPGHAGVRALYRELLRLRASEPALRETGRGSYEARALGPDALVLERRGGGQRLRVLLSLRGALDYPVPAGSELVLWTEDACFGGSEKLQPLKTDTVQLKGSALAVIRLPAKD, from the coding sequence ATGGGTCCAGCGGATGAGTCTCGGGCAGCGCGGTCGAAGGCCCCTCTCTTGGGGGCGTGGGTGGAGGCGGACGGGCGGGTGCGGTGGCGTGTCTGGGCGCCCGGCCACCAGCGCGTGGAGGTGGTGCTGCACGACGCGCAAGGCAATCCCGGCCGCGTCTTGCCGATGGCGCAGGAGCCCGGCGACTGCTTCGGCGCGGTGCTGGAAGGGCAGGGCGCGGGGCTTCGCTACAAACTGCGCGTGGACGGCGAAGGCCCCTTCCCAGACCCGTGGTCGCGTTCGCAGCCCCAGGGCGTGCATGGGCCGTCCGAAGTGGTGGTGCCCGACTTCGCCTGGACGGATGCGGGCTGGAAGGGCGTGGCGCCGCAGGCGCTGGTCATCTACGAGGTGCACGTGGGCACGGCCACGCCCGAAGGCACCTTCGAGTCGCTCATCCCGCGTCTGGCCGGCCTCAAGGAGCTGGGCGTCACCGCGCTGGAGCTGATGCCGGTGGCGTCCTTCCCGGGACGCCGCAACTGGGGCTACGACGGCGTGAGTCTGTTCGCGCCCCTGTGGGCCTACGGCGGTCCGGAGGGGCTGCGCCGGTTGGTGGACGCCGCGCACGCGCACGGGCTCGCGGTGCTGATGGACGCCGTCTACAACCACTTCGGACCGGATGGGAATTACCTGCGGGTGTATTCGCCGCACTACTTCACCGGCCGCCACCACACGCCGTGGGGCGACGCGGTGAACTACGACGGCGAAGGCAGCGCCCACGCGCGAACCCAGGTGCTGGCCAACGTGGAGATGTGGATTGCCGACTACCACCTGGACGGCCTGCGCCTGGACGCCGCGCACGCCATCATCGACGACGGCACGCCGCACCTGCTCACCGAAATCGCCGAGCGTGCGCGGGCCTGCGCGCCGGGCCGGCAGGTGCATGTCATCGCCGAGGACGAGCGCAACGAGCGGCGCCTGATGCGCCCCGCGGCGGAGGGCGGCCTGGGACTGGACGGCGTGTGGGCGGATGACTTCCACCACCAGATGCGCCGCGCCTTCGCGGGGGACAGCGAGGGCTACTACCAGGACTACACGGGCAACACGGAGGACCTGGCGCGCACGCTGAACCAGGGCTGGTTCTACGAAGGGCAGGTGTCGAAGAACCTGGGCCATGCGCGAGGCACGAAGGCGGATGGGCTGGAGCCCTGGCGCTTCGTCCACTGCATCCAGAACCATGACCAGGTGGGCAACCGTGCCTTCGGCGAGCGGCTGGGGCACGACGTGAGCCCCGCGGCCTTCCGCGCCATGAGTGGGCTGCTGCTGCTGTCTCCCTACACGCCCATGCTCTTCATGGGGCAGGAGTGGAACGCCAGCACGCCCTTCCTCTACTTCACCGAGCACAACGCGGAGCTGGGCAAGCTCGTCACGGAGGGCCGGCGCAAGGAGTTCGCCGGCTTCGCGCGCTTCGCGGGCGCGGAGGTGCCGGACCCGCAGGCGGAGGACACCTTCACCCGCTCCCGACTGGACTGGGCGGAGGCGGAGAAACCAGGGCATGCGGGCGTGCGAGCGCTCTACCGGGAGCTGCTCCGTCTGCGCGCTTCTGAGCCCGCCCTGCGCGAGACGGGGCGGGGCTCCTACGAGGCCCGGGCCCTGGGGCCGGACGCCCTGGTGCTCGAGCGGCGTGGGGGCGGCCAGCGCCTGCGGGTGTTGCTCAGCCTGCGCGGCGCGCTGGATTATCCGGTGCCCGCCGGCTCGGAGCTGGTGCTGTGGACCGAAGATGCTTGCTTCGGCGGCTCCGAAAAATTGCAGCCATTGAAGACAGACACCGTGCAGCTGAAGGGTTCGGCTCTGGCTGTGATAAGACTTCCCGCAAAAGACTGA
- the cls gene encoding cardiolipin synthase yields the protein MHLFDIPAWLEVAWPHVVAALTVLISVVASAHAVLHKRDVRAAVGWVGLAWLVPVLGGVLYVLLGINRIRRRARSLMLKQEHGRFPPLSQVAPVKAETVSGPHPEAAPLAPLVRLGDAVVGRPLLPGNRLTVLESRRDAYPAMLEAIDAARTTLSLCSYIFDNDMAGRRFVEALSAAVKRGVEVRVLVDAVGSRYTWPPILGRLRRAGVRAARFLPSLMPYRLPFANLRNHRKLLVVDGRVGFTGGMNIREAFWPGEHAAVDLHFRVEGPLVGQLQETFAEDWAFTTRERLTGEAWFPPLTEAGTVLARGIADGPDEDFETLRTVLLGALATARTSVRIVTPYFLPDTALITALSVAALRGVQVDILLPEKGNLPLVQWAAYAQLWQVLRPGCRIFLTAPPFDHTKLMVVDGVWSLIGSANWDPRSLRLNFEFNVECYDAALATQLEGVVAARLRNARPLTLEQVDARALPIRLRDGLARLLSPYL from the coding sequence ATGCACCTGTTCGACATCCCCGCGTGGTTGGAGGTGGCCTGGCCCCACGTGGTGGCGGCGCTGACCGTGCTCATCAGCGTGGTGGCCAGTGCCCATGCGGTGCTGCACAAGCGGGACGTGCGGGCCGCGGTGGGCTGGGTGGGGCTGGCGTGGCTGGTGCCGGTGCTGGGCGGGGTGCTGTACGTCCTGCTGGGCATCAACCGCATCCGGCGGCGGGCGCGGTCGTTGATGCTGAAACAAGAGCACGGCCGCTTTCCGCCACTGTCCCAGGTGGCGCCCGTGAAGGCGGAGACGGTGAGCGGCCCCCACCCCGAGGCCGCCCCCCTGGCACCCCTGGTGCGGCTGGGGGACGCGGTGGTGGGACGGCCGCTGCTGCCGGGCAACCGCCTCACCGTGCTGGAGTCCCGCCGGGACGCCTACCCCGCCATGCTGGAGGCGATTGACGCGGCGCGCACGACGCTGTCGCTGTGCAGCTACATCTTCGACAACGACATGGCGGGCCGGCGCTTCGTGGAGGCACTGAGCGCGGCGGTGAAGCGGGGCGTGGAGGTGCGGGTGTTGGTGGACGCGGTGGGCTCGCGCTACACGTGGCCGCCCATCCTGGGCCGGCTGCGGCGAGCCGGCGTCCGCGCCGCGCGCTTCCTGCCGTCGCTGATGCCCTACCGGCTGCCCTTCGCCAACCTGCGCAACCACCGCAAGCTGCTGGTGGTGGACGGGCGCGTGGGCTTCACGGGCGGCATGAACATCCGCGAGGCCTTCTGGCCCGGTGAGCACGCCGCCGTGGACCTGCACTTCCGCGTCGAAGGACCGCTGGTGGGACAGCTCCAGGAGACCTTCGCGGAGGACTGGGCCTTCACCACGCGCGAGCGGCTGACAGGCGAGGCCTGGTTCCCGCCGCTCACCGAAGCGGGCACCGTGCTCGCGCGGGGCATCGCGGACGGCCCGGACGAGGACTTCGAGACGCTGCGCACGGTGCTGCTGGGGGCCCTGGCCACGGCGCGGACGTCGGTGCGCATCGTCACGCCCTACTTCCTCCCGGACACGGCGCTCATCACCGCGCTGAGCGTGGCGGCGCTGCGCGGCGTCCAGGTGGACATCCTCCTTCCCGAGAAGGGCAATCTTCCGCTGGTGCAGTGGGCCGCCTACGCGCAGCTCTGGCAGGTGCTGCGGCCGGGCTGCCGCATCTTCCTCACCGCCCCGCCCTTCGACCACACGAAGCTGATGGTGGTGGACGGCGTGTGGTCGCTCATCGGCTCGGCCAACTGGGACCCGCGCTCGCTGCGCCTCAACTTCGAGTTCAACGTGGAGTGCTACGACGCCGCGCTGGCCACGCAGCTGGAGGGCGTGGTGGCCGCGCGGCTGCGCAACGCGCGGCCCCTCACGTTGGAGCAGGTGGACGCGCGCGCCCTGCCCATCCGCCTGCGGGATGGGCTGGCGCGGCTGCTGTCGCCGTACCTCTAG
- a CDS encoding M20 family metallopeptidase, producing the protein MAMNVQTATDTSDRIWEQEILPALERYIRIPNKSPAFDPDWVRSGHMEAAVQLVADWCLAQAQHLPGLVLEVVRLKDEKGRERTPVIYMEVPGTKGDDTVLLYGHLDKQPEMTGWREGLTPWTPVREGDKLYGRGGADDGYSAFASLTAIRLLREQGLPHARCVVLIEACEESGSYDLPAYIEALAPRIGKPSLVVCLDSGCANYEQLWMTTSLRGMVAGNLRVDVLTEGVHSGDASGIVPSSFRVLRQVLSRVEEEGTGKVLVEALHTQIPEARRDQARAAAKVLGEEVFTKFPWVPGIRPVSDDGAELVLNRTWRPALSVTGVDGMPALNSAGNVLRPFTTVKLSMRIPPRVDPKAAMEALTQALVKDPPYGATVTFEGEKSSTGWDAPPLASWLSNAVESASATYFGRPAMAMGEGGTIPFMGMLGERFPEAQFLITGLLGPGSNAHGPNEFLHIPTGKKLTCCVASVIADHFKR; encoded by the coding sequence ATGGCCATGAACGTCCAGACCGCCACCGACACGTCCGACCGCATCTGGGAGCAGGAAATCCTCCCCGCGCTCGAGCGCTACATCCGCATCCCCAACAAGTCGCCCGCTTTCGACCCGGACTGGGTCCGCTCCGGCCACATGGAGGCCGCCGTTCAGCTCGTCGCGGACTGGTGCCTCGCGCAGGCCCAGCACCTGCCCGGCCTGGTGCTGGAGGTGGTGCGCCTCAAGGACGAGAAGGGCCGCGAGCGCACGCCGGTCATCTACATGGAGGTGCCCGGGACGAAGGGCGACGACACCGTCCTCTTGTACGGCCACCTGGACAAGCAGCCGGAGATGACGGGCTGGCGCGAGGGCCTGACGCCGTGGACGCCGGTGCGCGAGGGCGACAAGCTCTACGGGCGCGGCGGCGCGGATGACGGCTACTCCGCCTTCGCGTCGCTCACCGCCATTCGCCTGCTTCGCGAGCAGGGCCTGCCGCACGCGCGCTGCGTGGTGCTCATCGAGGCGTGCGAGGAGAGCGGCAGCTACGACTTGCCGGCCTACATCGAGGCGCTGGCGCCGCGCATCGGCAAGCCGTCGCTGGTGGTGTGTCTGGATTCCGGCTGCGCCAACTACGAGCAGCTGTGGATGACCACGTCGCTGCGCGGCATGGTGGCCGGCAACCTGCGGGTGGACGTGCTCACGGAGGGCGTGCACTCCGGGGACGCGAGCGGAATCGTCCCGTCGTCCTTCCGCGTGCTGCGGCAGGTGCTGTCGCGCGTGGAGGAGGAGGGCACGGGCAAGGTGCTGGTGGAGGCCCTGCACACGCAGATTCCGGAGGCGCGGCGCGACCAGGCCCGCGCGGCGGCCAAGGTGCTGGGCGAGGAGGTCTTCACCAAGTTCCCCTGGGTGCCCGGCATCCGCCCCGTGTCGGACGACGGCGCGGAGCTGGTGCTCAACCGGACGTGGCGCCCGGCGCTGTCCGTGACGGGCGTGGACGGCATGCCGGCGCTCAACAGCGCGGGCAACGTGCTGCGGCCCTTCACCACGGTGAAGCTGTCCATGCGCATCCCGCCGCGCGTGGACCCCAAGGCGGCCATGGAGGCGCTGACGCAGGCGCTGGTGAAGGACCCGCCGTACGGCGCGACGGTGACGTTCGAGGGTGAGAAGTCCAGCACCGGCTGGGACGCGCCGCCGCTGGCCTCCTGGCTGTCGAACGCGGTGGAGTCCGCGTCCGCCACCTACTTCGGCCGGCCGGCCATGGCCATGGGTGAGGGCGGCACCATCCCCTTCATGGGCATGCTGGGCGAGCGCTTCCCGGAGGCGCAGTTCCTCATCACCGGCCTGCTGGGCCCGGGCAGCAACGCCCACGGCCCCAACGAGTTCCTCCACATCCCCACGGGCAAGAAGCTCACCTGCTGCGTGGCCAGCGTTATCGCCGACCACTTCAAGCGGTAG
- a CDS encoding AAA family ATPase — translation MSIPHPGLEPLPESPDEDVRARVAAIEVLSPREIDERLSDLGYRGQPEARRAASVLAYRHLRRIRHLFLEGLAPEPGMRENCLFLGPTGSGKTFLVELLFREILAVPTVLADATQFSETGYVGDDVSTLLSRLYEAADRDAAWAGCGVVCMDEFDKLATSRSDSRFAGQQTTKDVSGFGVQRSLLHMLSAPSADFPPDFGFTSRQRPDTMELACVTFIACGAFSGLGATADGLARSEHLGFGREPLPARAESIATRVTEEQLEQTTAFARYGFIPELIGRFNRLVSFSPLDAGTLGDILQHNVLRAYEREFEQEGLRLQVDTEVREFVVARALKRETGARGLRTTLAPLLERAAYEHFGHRGNDGTLRLTLEAGEVQARRV, via the coding sequence ATGAGCATCCCCCACCCTGGCCTGGAGCCGCTGCCCGAATCGCCTGACGAGGACGTGCGCGCGCGCGTCGCCGCCATTGAGGTCCTCTCCCCCCGCGAAATCGACGAGCGGTTGTCGGACCTGGGCTACCGGGGGCAGCCGGAGGCGCGCCGCGCGGCATCCGTGCTGGCGTACCGGCACCTGCGCCGCATCCGCCACCTGTTCCTGGAGGGGCTCGCCCCCGAACCGGGCATGCGGGAGAACTGCCTCTTCCTGGGGCCCACCGGCTCGGGGAAGACGTTCCTCGTGGAGCTGCTGTTCCGCGAAATCCTCGCCGTGCCCACCGTGCTGGCGGACGCCACGCAGTTCTCCGAAACGGGCTACGTGGGCGACGACGTGAGCACGCTGCTGTCGCGCCTGTACGAAGCCGCGGACCGGGACGCGGCCTGGGCCGGCTGCGGCGTGGTGTGCATGGACGAGTTCGACAAGCTCGCCACCAGCCGCTCCGACAGCCGCTTCGCCGGCCAGCAGACCACGAAGGACGTCAGCGGCTTCGGCGTGCAGCGCAGCCTGCTGCACATGCTGTCCGCCCCCAGCGCGGACTTCCCGCCCGACTTCGGCTTCACCAGCCGCCAGCGGCCCGACACCATGGAGCTGGCCTGCGTCACCTTCATCGCGTGCGGCGCCTTCAGTGGCCTGGGCGCCACCGCGGATGGGCTGGCCCGGAGCGAACACCTGGGCTTCGGCCGCGAACCGCTCCCGGCGCGGGCGGAGAGCATCGCCACGCGGGTGACGGAGGAGCAGTTGGAACAGACCACCGCCTTCGCGCGCTACGGCTTCATCCCGGAGCTCATTGGCCGCTTCAACCGGCTGGTCTCCTTCTCGCCCCTGGACGCGGGCACCCTGGGCGACATCCTCCAGCACAACGTGCTGCGTGCCTACGAGCGCGAGTTCGAGCAGGAAGGGCTGCGCCTGCAGGTGGACACCGAGGTGCGGGAGTTCGTGGTCGCCCGCGCGCTCAAGCGGGAGACGGGCGCGCGAGGGCTGCGCACGACGCTCGCCCCCTTGCTGGAGCGGGCCGCCTACGAGCACTTTGGCCACCGTGGAAACGACGGCACGCTCCGGCTGACGCTGGAGGCCGGCGAGGTCCAGGCGCGGCGGGTGTAG
- a CDS encoding discoidin domain-containing protein — protein MNRQHSTSSRGGWKRFRTSVTAFSLAVGAFATPALAAGGFTSATASSDDGNTPAMAVDGNKATRWSASGAGQWLRGDMGSVKPLNGLDIAWFRGNERINLFDISTSTDGTTFTRVFVGISSGKTADFDRVTFPTVNARYVRVTFYGSTQTTWGSITDMAALSGATIPDPDPDPENPDPENPDPGPGPSPTQDKFGVSMIYPTKSGGEQWFLADNATSDKRFDPQNTISRNSDGSWKMKNSKVRMSVFTSTGYSASKIPTYDRDVLASRGYMQAANDWRNVEMTGFIKVNSASDNTDNFAWYARGGKHNDSHSGCEGSAYKGSLHYDGRVRWQKETWHVSYEQAAYKSGTSALRGRWVGFKSVMRNTKVNGKDAVRLEMYLNENADKVTWKKVYDMVDSGSWGGDASHCGGGVNAMPISWGGPIAVFRWDSATDVDFKWLSVREIPAEQ, from the coding sequence TTGAATCGACAGCACTCGACTTCGTCCCGGGGGGGATGGAAGCGCTTCCGTACGTCTGTCACCGCGTTCTCGCTGGCTGTCGGCGCGTTCGCGACGCCCGCGCTGGCCGCTGGAGGCTTCACGTCCGCCACCGCCAGTTCCGACGACGGCAACACGCCTGCCATGGCGGTTGACGGCAACAAGGCCACGCGCTGGTCGGCCTCCGGCGCGGGCCAGTGGCTTCGCGGCGACATGGGGTCGGTGAAGCCGCTGAACGGCCTGGACATCGCCTGGTTCCGTGGCAACGAGCGCATCAACCTCTTCGACATCTCCACGTCGACGGACGGGACCACGTTCACCCGCGTCTTCGTGGGCATCTCCTCCGGGAAGACGGCTGACTTCGACCGCGTCACCTTCCCCACGGTGAACGCCCGCTACGTGCGCGTCACCTTCTACGGCAGCACCCAGACGACCTGGGGCAGCATCACGGACATGGCGGCCCTCTCCGGCGCCACCATCCCGGACCCCGACCCGGACCCGGAGAATCCGGACCCGGAGAATCCGGACCCCGGCCCGGGCCCCTCGCCCACCCAGGACAAGTTCGGCGTGTCGATGATCTACCCGACCAAGTCGGGCGGCGAGCAGTGGTTCCTGGCGGACAACGCGACGTCCGACAAGCGCTTTGACCCGCAGAACACCATCAGCCGCAACTCGGACGGCTCCTGGAAGATGAAGAACAGCAAGGTGCGCATGTCCGTCTTCACTTCAACGGGCTACAGCGCGTCCAAGATTCCGACCTATGACCGTGACGTGCTGGCCAGCCGAGGCTACATGCAGGCGGCGAACGACTGGCGGAACGTGGAGATGACGGGCTTCATCAAGGTCAACTCCGCGTCCGACAACACGGACAACTTCGCCTGGTACGCGCGTGGCGGAAAGCACAACGACAGCCACTCGGGCTGCGAGGGCAGTGCCTACAAGGGCTCGCTGCACTATGACGGCCGGGTCCGCTGGCAGAAGGAGACGTGGCACGTCTCGTACGAACAAGCGGCGTACAAGTCCGGCACGTCCGCGCTCCGCGGCCGCTGGGTGGGCTTCAAGTCGGTGATGCGCAACACCAAGGTCAACGGCAAGGACGCCGTGCGCCTGGAGATGTACCTCAACGAGAACGCCGACAAGGTCACCTGGAAGAAGGTCTACGACATGGTGGACTCGGGTAGCTGGGGTGGCGACGCCAGCCACTGCGGCGGCGGGGTGAACGCCATGCCCATCAGCTGGGGCGGCCCCATCGCGGTCTTCCGCTGGGACAGCGCCACCGACGTGGACTTCAAGTGGCTGTCCGTGCGCGAAATCCCCGCGGAGCAGTGA
- a CDS encoding DUF5335 family protein: protein MHHTREIPREGWGDYLALLSNLERDHWVRIETESADFGDQPLAGRLPLVEIALEPKGSDKGSVEIIVGRPGGEVTHRILKPDHIYADESESGELECLDIEDADHVKTLIFFESPHATEELGVGAPS from the coding sequence ATGCATCACACTCGGGAGATACCCAGGGAAGGCTGGGGGGACTACCTCGCCTTGCTGAGCAACCTGGAGCGCGACCACTGGGTGCGCATCGAGACGGAGAGCGCCGACTTCGGCGACCAGCCGCTCGCCGGCAGGCTGCCGCTGGTCGAAATCGCCCTTGAACCGAAGGGGAGCGACAAGGGCTCCGTGGAAATCATCGTCGGTCGGCCGGGCGGAGAGGTCACCCACCGCATCCTCAAGCCCGACCACATCTACGCGGATGAGAGCGAGAGCGGCGAATTGGAGTGCCTGGACATCGAGGACGCGGACCACGTGAAGACGCTCATCTTCTTCGAGTCGCCCCACGCGACCGAGGAGCTGGGCGTCGGCGCGCCGTCCTGA
- a CDS encoding M57 family metalloprotease: MLKFRSVALVAGVALLGSACGGPEASESEQPKMTWEEFRASVYEDPEGKLIFDGDMALDSEEELRTFFDNHVAAETGTSRGGLAVYNTSPTKAVSGDVKWNATQARNLTYCVSSTFSGNKSRVVTAMNSATAAWEATANVNFTHVTAQDGSCTASNNNVLFDVRPVNAGGSYLARAFFPNSARSGRNVLVDNSAFGSISPWTLTGIMRHELGHVLGFRHEHTRSSGSGCFEDNAWRALTTTYDRASVMHYPQCAGTQTGDLVLTTLDKQGARALYP; the protein is encoded by the coding sequence ATGCTCAAGTTCCGCTCCGTTGCGCTGGTGGCTGGTGTGGCCCTTCTCGGTTCCGCGTGCGGTGGCCCGGAGGCCTCCGAGTCCGAGCAGCCGAAGATGACGTGGGAGGAGTTCCGGGCCTCGGTGTACGAGGATCCCGAGGGCAAGCTGATTTTCGACGGTGACATGGCGCTGGACAGCGAGGAGGAGCTGCGGACCTTCTTCGACAACCACGTCGCGGCGGAGACGGGGACCAGCCGGGGCGGCCTGGCCGTCTACAACACCAGCCCCACCAAGGCCGTCAGCGGGGACGTGAAGTGGAACGCCACCCAGGCGCGCAACCTCACGTACTGCGTCAGCAGCACCTTCTCCGGCAACAAGTCGCGTGTGGTGACGGCGATGAACAGCGCCACGGCGGCCTGGGAGGCCACCGCGAACGTCAACTTCACCCACGTGACCGCGCAGGACGGGTCCTGCACCGCTTCGAACAACAACGTGCTCTTCGACGTGCGTCCGGTGAACGCGGGCGGCAGCTACCTGGCGCGCGCCTTCTTCCCGAACTCGGCGCGCTCGGGCCGCAACGTGCTGGTGGACAACTCCGCCTTCGGCAGCATCTCCCCCTGGACGCTGACGGGCATCATGCGTCACGAGCTGGGCCACGTGCTGGGCTTCCGTCACGAGCACACGCGTTCCTCGGGCAGCGGCTGCTTCGAGGACAACGCGTGGCGCGCCCTGACGACGACGTATGACCGCGCGTCCGTCATGCACTACCCGCAGTGCGCTGGCACCCAGACGGGTGACCTGGTGCTCACCACCCTGGACAAGCAGGGCGCTCGCGCGCTGTACCCGTAG